Genomic window (Helianthus annuus cultivar XRQ/B chromosome 3, HanXRQr2.0-SUNRISE, whole genome shotgun sequence):
TGTATATACCATAAACAAGATGTGTATGCCAAGATTTTCTTGACTAGTGACCCTGAGGCAACTGAGTCGACTCAGACGATTAACGGGGGCGGCCAGAATCCGGTGTTTAACGAAAGTCTTAGGATTAATGTCCGAAATAGCGATTGTTCATTAAGATGTGAAATTTGGATGCTGAGTAGGGTTAAGAATTATCTTGAAGATCAGCTTTTAGGGTTTGCTTTAGTACCGTTATGTGATATATTTGTCGAAAATGGGAAGTTAGAGAAGGAGTTTGAGCTTTCGACTAGTGAACTTTTGCATTCGCGTTCCGGTTTTGTTAAGTTAAGTATGGTCTACACTGGATCGCCACCCGATGTGGTCGAAATCCCGACCCCACGTTGTTTACGTGATCAAGATTCGGTTGAATCGAATCAAGTTTCTTGTGAACTTGAAAGGATCGTGTTTCCAGATCCGAAAGTGATGAGCGAAAACGAAATCATGGTGTCTGAATATTACTCTGCACAGGGTGTGGTCAACGTTCAGTCAACCGAAAACTACGATTTACTTGATTCAGATTCAACTGATCATTTGATTAGTTCTCTTACAAACAATGAAAATGAAATATCTCCAAGCATCGATTCGGAATCGTTGGAAAAGAAAGAAGAGAAAAGTCAAACTTTCGTTGACTTGATTAAAACCGAACCTGAGGAGAAAGTGGTGCAGCAAGAGATTGTAGACATGTACTTGAAAAGCATGAAGCAGTTCACCGAGGCGTTGGCGAAGATGAAGCTTCCGATTGATAAAGAAACTGGATCACCTGATTCAGGGGATCGAGATAGTTTGGAGTCAAACGGAAAAATGTCAAACGGGTCGAAGGGGGAGGGTCCAAGCCCGAAAGTGTTCTATGGGAGCAGAGCATTCTTCTGAACCGTGTTATTTGATTGGTTCGGTAGACAACTATGAGGTAATTTCAAGTTTTCTGTGCATTTGATGAGAAATTAGATCCATAAAAACTTATATTCTCTGTTGTTTCAGACTtgtaatatatgtatgtatgcaacTATGGTAATCGGAACTGGTTTAGTATAAATGGGCTTGGATCAGTTTCGGGTCAAATTCACGAACACATTTAGCTACACGGGTCATGTTCTTGTCGTCCTGACGGTGTCACAGATTGACCCAtttaatttgtttgttttttttttaagttatttttaaaaatttgtttgtcATAGCTTAAACTGCTTGGATTTTTTTATGCTAAAATTCGAAAGAGAAATAAGTACAAGGTTTTATAGTTCAAACGCAATTATTTCGTATATGTTTTAGATTATTAATACGCAAAACAGTAGAATAAAATAAGTTTTTTGGGTTAAACGGGTTATGTTCGTGtcaatccaaaaaaaaaaaaaactcatgtaTAAAATTTATGGATTTGACCCGCAAACCCATGAACACGGCCCATTTAAAACACCTACACCTAGAGAAAACCGCAACTCATGAACACGACCCCTTTAACACGCATTGA
Coding sequences:
- the LOC110929595 gene encoding uncharacterized protein LOC110929595 encodes the protein MGTQSTHQNAILSKSNPLVYGQRDFSYLVIGNGNKKNDIMEKKEGFIGVLEVFIHQARDLHNICIYHKQDVYAKIFLTSDPEATESTQTINGGGQNPVFNESLRINVRNSDCSLRCEIWMLSRVKNYLEDQLLGFALVPLCDIFVENGKLEKEFELSTSELLHSRSGFVKLSMVYTGSPPDVVEIPTPRCLRDQDSVESNQVSCELERIVFPDPKVMSENEIMVSEYYSAQGVVNVQSTENYDLLDSDSTDHLISSLTNNENEISPSIDSESLEKKEEKSQTFVDLIKTEPEEKVVQQEIVDMYLKSMKQFTEALAKMKLPIDKETGSPDSGDRDSLESNGKMSNGSKGEGPSPKVFYGSRAFF